Within the Echinicola sp. 20G genome, the region TAAAACCGATATAAGAAAAAATTAAAACATCACCACTTTGGGCCTTTAGATGATATTTTCCATCAATGTCTGTAACTGTCCCTACAACTGATCCTCCATTATTATTTTCAACAATTACATTTACTCCAATCAGGGGCTCTCCTTCTTGGCTTGTAACAACCCCTGTGATTGTACCTTTTTGTGCATAGCTTATTGAACAAGCTATACACCATGTAAGCAGCGTACAGTAAATTTTAATTTTCATGTAAATAGATTATTTGGGTTAAACAAAATTGAAATTTTATAATCGACAGGAACCAATTCACCCAAAAGTCAATTAATTATTTCCTGATATAAACAATATTAAAAATACTGGTAGCGTAATGTATCCTGTTTCCTACTGTATGACTTCCCCTAATTATCATTTTGACAAATAAAAAATAACATAAACATTAATAAGACAATATAAAATTAAAAAAATTTTAAAAACAGCAAAATAAAACATAAATAGCTTAAACATAAATAGCTATAATCAAATAAAATTAGGAATCCTCGACATGGTCCCCTCACTTATTTTTGGGTTTTCAATCTATTGCAGATGGTTTACATAAAAGTTCAAGAGGGCTTACTTTGTAATTATTTTCCCAATTCCCGATAGGTTTTTTAGCAGCAAATTCATTGGGACCAAAAAATCTATCCTTAAACCTATTCATCCAAGAATGGGTCAATTGGATAAGTCGTTCTTTTTCTTCTTTATAGTCGGGATCCTCGAACAAGTTATTCAATTGAAAAGGGTCCTTTTGGCGGTCAAATAGCACGTTGGTAATTTTCAGTGAATCCATGCTCATAGAAAATGTATAATCCTTTGTTACCACCCCACGCCAATTGAAATTATTCTTTCCTCCTTTACTGTATACCCACAAAGGAACTGAATCTACTGCTTCCTCCTCTTCTTGTATAATGGCTTTGGATAGATCTTTCCCATCATATTCTTGACCACTATCAATCCCTAAAATTCCCAATACAGTTGGCAAGATATCCAATGTGCCCATAAGAAGTTGTGTAGATGAACCGCTGATAAGTTTTTCGGGATACTTCATGATAAACGGAATACGGCTAGAATAATCATGCGCATACTGCTTAGGAAGAGTAGCATTATGGGATTCCAGCATATCTCCATGGTCAGCAGAAAAAACAGTAAGGGTATTTCCATCTTCCCCGATGTCTTTTAGTTTTTTCATTAGCATGCCAAACGCTTTATCCACACCGGAAACCATGGCCATATAACCATGGTACATTCTTTTCCTATCTGGGGAAGGATCTAGTCCTGGTCTTAACCTTACAGAATCTCTATTATAAATGGCCATAAGTTCATCCATCGTATCATAGCGATAATGCATTTTACCATCTAAACCTTTAAATTTACCCCAATCGTGAGGGGGGTGCCATGAAACTATTAGGGCAAAAGGTTTATCCTTATCAATCTTGTCCAGAAAGGATAATGCTTGCTTGGTTTGTCCATACACCTCCCATTCATCAAAAAACTCCTTTTTTCCCTCTTCATTATAAAAAAACGCCCTTCCGGGCCTAAAATCTACGTGGCAATTATTCGTAAGAAGAGTTTCAAAACCATATCTCATCTCTCCTTTCGGGATTGGTCTGTCCCGCTCTCCTCCAAACAAGTGCCACTTCCCTATGTAGGCGGTTTGATACCCCTGGTCCTTTAGGATTTCGCCCATTAACTTGGATTGATTGGGTAAAAGAGGTGCATCATTTACAAATGCTCCATTTTTTAGAGGATGCATCCCGCTCAATAGCATTCCTCGGAAGGGGGTACAAACAGGCTGGTTAGAAAAGAAGTTTCGGAATAATACCCCCTCACTTGCAAACTTATCTAGGTTTGGCGTTTTTACCTGTTGATTTCCATACGCTCCTACCATATCATAAGAATGCTGGTCGGATAGTACAATAAGAAGATTGGGTCTTTTCCCGTTTAGTTTACTTTGACGAGCGGTCGAAAGATGAATCACGCAAAAAATCATCCCTAATGATACTATGATATTCCTCATTATATTTAGGTGTTTTGTATAAAGCTTGATCACGGTGATCAGAAAGAGATAATTAAGTAAGCCAGCCTACAATAATATGGGAGTTGCTACTTGGAGAAATCCTTTATACGAAGATTCCGCCAGCGAATTTGTCCTTTTCTACCCTGATGTACCTGCAAACCTATGAACCCATCTTTTCTTTCTTGACTTCTTAGGTTAGCACAAGGAACTCCATTTATCCAAGTCAATATTTGATCTCCCTTTGCATAGATGGTCACCCTATTCCATTCTTGATGGTCAATTATAGCATTTCGAGCCATTTGATGTTCTTTCTCTTTAGATAATGGATATATCCAGCCTCCCATAGCTTCACCATAGATTCCACCTGTCCACTTCCTATTAGTGGTTTCCACTTCACATTGGTATCCGTAGACCTGTAATAAGGAGCGATCTTTTACTATGGGTCTCTCTCCCTTTTCCAGTGGACGAGTATCTGCCCGAAACATCACACCTGAATTACCTAAAACATCCCATTTAAACTCTGCAGTAAAAATAAAATCATCATAAGATGTTTCAGTGACCAAAAAAGAATTAAGCCTTTCCTCAGGATCACAGGTACCCACAATATTTTCATCCTCGACGCTATATATCATTGATCCACCTTTCACACTCCACCCTGTAAGGTCTCGGCCATTAAATAAATCCGTCATAATGATTTTATTAAGATCCGGTTCCGGTTGGGTATTTTCCTGAAGAGCAGCTGGGTTTATATTCCCTGGCCACTTTTGGTTTACTGATTGAGCTATGGCATATTTCGGTGGTAAAAAGATTACATAGCATAATAGGCAAACAAAATATGCCCTAAGTTTAAATATTCTCATTTAATTCAAATTGGTTGATCATGCAATCAATGAAATGCTTATTGATGACAGTCTAAACTATAAATGTATCTCTTCTAAAAAAGATATTAGATATCCTATCCCTTAATTTCCTTGATCAGCGCTGAACCATTTTCCATACCTCTGACCCAGCACTGAGAAATCCCCCTACACCGAAAACGGCTGTAGTTTCAGGATCAAAAGCTACAGGATAACCTCCTACTGGCTGAATATTGATTAAACGACCATTGGGCTTTTGCCTTTCGCAAAGTGCTTCCCATCCCTTTCTTACATGGGACTCATAATTATTATGGTCTAAAATCCCATT harbors:
- a CDS encoding sulfatase; this translates as MRNIIVSLGMIFCVIHLSTARQSKLNGKRPNLLIVLSDQHSYDMVGAYGNQQVKTPNLDKFASEGVLFRNFFSNQPVCTPFRGMLLSGMHPLKNGAFVNDAPLLPNQSKLMGEILKDQGYQTAYIGKWHLFGGERDRPIPKGEMRYGFETLLTNNCHVDFRPGRAFFYNEEGKKEFFDEWEVYGQTKQALSFLDKIDKDKPFALIVSWHPPHDWGKFKGLDGKMHYRYDTMDELMAIYNRDSVRLRPGLDPSPDRKRMYHGYMAMVSGVDKAFGMLMKKLKDIGEDGNTLTVFSADHGDMLESHNATLPKQYAHDYSSRIPFIMKYPEKLISGSSTQLLMGTLDILPTVLGILGIDSGQEYDGKDLSKAIIQEEEEAVDSVPLWVYSKGGKNNFNWRGVVTKDYTFSMSMDSLKITNVLFDRQKDPFQLNNLFEDPDYKEEKERLIQLTHSWMNRFKDRFFGPNEFAAKKPIGNWENNYKVSPLELLCKPSAID
- a CDS encoding DUF1080 domain-containing protein, with amino-acid sequence MRIFKLRAYFVCLLCYVIFLPPKYAIAQSVNQKWPGNINPAALQENTQPEPDLNKIIMTDLFNGRDLTGWSVKGGSMIYSVEDENIVGTCDPEERLNSFLVTETSYDDFIFTAEFKWDVLGNSGVMFRADTRPLEKGERPIVKDRSLLQVYGYQCEVETTNRKWTGGIYGEAMGGWIYPLSKEKEHQMARNAIIDHQEWNRVTIYAKGDQILTWINGVPCANLRSQERKDGFIGLQVHQGRKGQIRWRNLRIKDFSK